One segment of Calypte anna isolate BGI_N300 chromosome 4A, bCalAnn1_v1.p, whole genome shotgun sequence DNA contains the following:
- the DAPP1 gene encoding dual adapter for phosphotyrosine and 3-phosphotyrosine and 3-phosphoinositide translates to MTQRREHGATEPLDRELEALGWYHDNLTRHAAEALLLSNGQDGSYLLRKSQEREDLYSLSVRGKDSVKHFHIEHTGTSFKFGFNEFPSLKELVMHFANQPLIGSETGTLIVLKHPYPRAVEEPAIYESVRVHTAMQTGRTERDLVPNAPSLGTKEGYLIKQGKIVKNWKTRWFTLHRNELKYFKDQTATEPIRALDLTECSAVQFDYSQERVNCFCLVFPLRTYYLCAKTGVEADEWMKILRWKLSQIRKQVEQHSAPLSS, encoded by the exons ATGACCCAGCGACGGGAGCACGGAGCCACCGAGCCGCTGGACAGGGAACTGGAGGCCTTGGG GTGGTACCATGATAACCTCACCAGACATGCAGCAGAGGCACTGCTGCTTTCCAATGGGCAGGATGGAAGCTATCTCCTGAGGAAAAGCCAGGAAAGGGAAGATCTGTACTCCCTCTCTGTAAG gGGAAAAGATTCTGTGAAACACTTCCATATTGAACATACAGGAACTTCGTTCAAATTTGGATTTAATGAGTTTCCTAGCTTGAAGGAATTAGTCATGCACTTTGCAAATCAGCCTTTAATTGGGAGTGAAACAG gaaCTCTCATTGTCCTGAAGCATCCCTACCCCCGGGCAGTGGAGGAGCCTGCCATCTACGAGTCTGTGCGGGTGCACACAGCCATGCAGACAGGCaggacagaaagggacctggttCCCAATGCTCCCTCA CTCGGTACTAAAGAAGGATATTtgataaaacaaggcaaaataGTCAAG AACTGGAAGACAAGGTGGTTTACACTGCACAGGAATGAACTTAAGTATTTCAAAGACCAGACA gcCACAGAACCAATTCGGGCACTGGACTTAACTGAATGCTCAGCTGTGCAGTTTGACTATTCCCAGGAGAGAGTCAATTGTTTCTG CTTAGTGTTCCCACTGAGGACATACTACCTGTGTGCAAAAACTGGAGTGGAGGCTGATGAGTGGATGAAAATACTGCGCTGGAAACTG tcACAAATCCGGAAGCAGGTGGAGCAGCACAGTGCCCCCCTCAGTTCCTAG